A genomic segment from Pseudomonas sessilinigenes encodes:
- a CDS encoding translocation/assembly module TamB domain-containing protein — translation MTRGLKITLLAILALVILSILVLASILGTQAGSRWALGQVPGLSVDRFEGRLGGQWHAERLLWELDGNRVEINTVQFAWSPACLLRMALCIERLEAEQVSLQFAPGSDDSSGPISLPELRLPLAIELGQVRVGSLLLDGSEQLKGLQLSAHWTGEGMRIDTLHLQRDDLSLELSGLLQPSGGWPLAAEGRLGLPAPGKDPWNLALKVDGELLKTLTLHADSSGYLQGRLTGELQPLVQNLPAQVRITADGFKASADLPDTLQLNQLELTGKGDLHNGYLLEGKASLPAEQGPVALSLQGKVDAKGAQISTLELVANDKQSLRLDGQLDWTEGFAAEARLAWLDFPWHRLYPSIDEPAVALRKFNAEVAYRDGNYLGNFKGDLDGPAGAFSLASPFSGDLGKLYLPQLQLIAGQGKAEGHLNLQFADGVAWDTALELSAINPAYWLAELPGTLAGPLRSQGELKNQQLKLNADLDLKGRLRGQPAVLLAKADGAGEQWQLGNLDIRLGDNRVNGSASLQQKISGQLDIKMPRLGQLWPQLRGQLNGRLDLAGTLKAPQGKVDLSGQQLAFADNHLQSLKLDASLDAGQKAQLDLKGGGIQVAETSLGTLTLSGQGDIKKQKLQLDLQGPLLKLALGLDGALDQGNWRGRLASGEVHSGGQDWALQSPAKLERLASGTLNFGAHCWISGDASLCGEDQRLMPDPKLRYHLKRFPIDSLAQWLPKDFAWKGLLNADVQLDLPASGPKGQILLDASGGTLRVKDKDQWLDFPYQALKLDARLAPRRIDTQLQFVGGKLGELMVQAQINPLPKNKPLSGDFRLSGLDLSVARPFVPMVEKLSGSLNGSGRLSGSLLAPQVNGNLQLTGGQVSGSELPTSLEDLQLTAQIMGESVRLDGGWKGGKNGQGSLNGNIAWGRELLVDLNLKGTQLPVTVEPYAALEVAPDLKISLQDNKLAVVGKVLIPKGQITVRELPPSTVKVSDDTVIVGQQAVEGKAPMAMAMNIDVEVGQDKLAFSGFGLTANLQGHVHIGDNLDTRGELWLNDGRYRAYGQRLTVRRARLLFAGPIDQPYLDIEAVRQTDNVIAGIRLSGSAEQPTTQIFSEPAMGQEQALSYLVLGRPLSSNGEDNNMLAQAALGLGLMGSAELTGGIAKNLGIQDFQLDTQGSGNATSVVASGSISEKLSLRYGVGVFEPASTIALRYKLSKKVYLEAASGFASSLDIFYKRDF, via the coding sequence TTGACGCGTGGTTTGAAAATAACGTTGCTGGCGATCCTTGCGCTGGTGATCCTGAGCATCCTGGTACTGGCCTCCATTCTCGGGACCCAGGCCGGCAGTCGCTGGGCCCTGGGCCAGGTGCCGGGGCTGAGCGTGGATCGTTTCGAGGGGCGCCTGGGTGGCCAATGGCACGCCGAGCGCCTGCTGTGGGAACTGGATGGCAACCGGGTCGAGATCAATACGGTGCAGTTCGCCTGGTCCCCCGCCTGCCTGTTGCGCATGGCCCTGTGCATCGAACGCCTGGAGGCCGAGCAGGTCAGCCTGCAGTTCGCTCCCGGTAGCGACGACAGCTCCGGGCCCATCAGCCTGCCGGAGTTGCGTCTGCCGCTGGCCATCGAGCTGGGCCAGGTCCGGGTCGGCAGCCTGTTGCTCGATGGCAGCGAGCAACTCAAGGGGCTGCAATTGTCGGCGCATTGGACGGGCGAGGGCATGCGCATCGACACGTTGCATTTGCAGCGTGACGACCTGAGCCTGGAGCTGTCCGGCCTGCTGCAACCCAGTGGCGGCTGGCCCCTGGCGGCCGAGGGCAGGCTGGGCCTGCCAGCCCCTGGCAAAGACCCCTGGAACCTGGCCTTGAAGGTCGACGGCGAGCTGCTCAAGACCCTCACGCTGCACGCCGACAGTAGCGGTTACCTGCAAGGACGGCTGACGGGCGAGCTGCAACCCCTGGTGCAGAACCTGCCGGCCCAGGTGCGGATCACTGCCGATGGCTTCAAGGCCAGTGCCGACTTGCCGGACACGTTGCAACTGAACCAGCTGGAACTCACCGGCAAGGGCGACCTGCACAATGGCTACCTGCTTGAAGGCAAGGCCAGCCTGCCAGCTGAGCAGGGGCCCGTGGCCTTGTCGTTGCAAGGCAAGGTCGACGCCAAGGGCGCGCAGATCTCGACGCTGGAGCTGGTGGCCAACGACAAGCAAAGCCTCAGGCTCGACGGGCAGTTGGATTGGACCGAAGGGTTCGCTGCCGAGGCCCGGCTGGCCTGGCTGGATTTCCCCTGGCATCGCCTTTATCCGTCGATCGACGAACCGGCCGTGGCGTTGCGCAAGTTCAACGCCGAGGTGGCATATCGCGATGGCAATTACCTGGGCAACTTCAAGGGCGACCTGGATGGTCCGGCGGGGGCTTTCAGCCTGGCCAGCCCCTTCAGTGGCGACCTGGGCAAGCTCTACCTGCCGCAATTGCAACTCATTGCCGGCCAGGGCAAGGCCGAAGGGCACCTGAACCTGCAATTTGCCGACGGTGTGGCCTGGGATACGGCCCTGGAACTATCGGCGATCAACCCTGCCTACTGGCTGGCCGAGCTGCCCGGTACCCTGGCCGGCCCGTTGCGCAGCCAGGGCGAACTGAAGAACCAGCAACTCAAGCTCAATGCCGACCTGGACCTCAAGGGACGCCTGCGCGGCCAGCCTGCGGTGCTGCTGGCCAAGGCCGATGGGGCAGGGGAGCAATGGCAACTGGGCAACCTGGACATTCGCCTCGGGGACAACCGGGTCAATGGCTCGGCGAGCCTGCAGCAGAAAATCAGTGGCCAGCTGGATATCAAGATGCCGCGCCTGGGCCAGCTCTGGCCGCAGTTGCGTGGCCAGCTCAACGGTCGACTCGACCTGGCAGGAACCCTCAAGGCCCCGCAGGGCAAGGTGGATCTTTCCGGGCAGCAACTGGCCTTTGCCGATAACCATCTGCAGAGCCTCAAGCTCGATGCCAGCCTCGATGCCGGGCAGAAGGCCCAGCTCGATCTCAAGGGTGGCGGGATCCAGGTCGCAGAGACTTCCCTGGGCACCCTGACCCTGTCGGGCCAGGGCGATATCAAGAAGCAGAAGCTGCAACTGGACCTGCAAGGTCCGCTATTGAAACTGGCCCTGGGCCTGGACGGCGCCCTGGACCAGGGGAACTGGCGTGGGCGCCTGGCCAGCGGCGAAGTGCACAGCGGTGGCCAGGACTGGGCCTTGCAAAGCCCGGCCAAGCTGGAGCGCTTGGCCAGCGGCACGCTCAACTTTGGTGCCCATTGCTGGATCAGCGGTGACGCCAGCCTGTGTGGCGAAGACCAGCGGCTGATGCCCGACCCGAAACTGCGCTATCACCTCAAGCGCTTCCCCATCGACAGCCTGGCCCAGTGGTTGCCCAAGGACTTTGCCTGGAAGGGCCTGCTCAACGCCGATGTGCAGTTGGACTTGCCGGCCAGCGGCCCGAAGGGGCAGATCCTGCTGGATGCCAGTGGCGGTACCTTGCGGGTCAAGGACAAGGACCAATGGCTGGACTTTCCCTATCAGGCCCTCAAGCTCGACGCCCGCCTGGCTCCACGGCGCATCGACACCCAGTTGCAGTTCGTCGGTGGCAAGCTCGGGGAGCTGATGGTCCAGGCCCAGATCAATCCATTACCCAAGAACAAGCCGCTATCGGGTGACTTTCGCCTCAGCGGGTTGGACCTGTCCGTGGCGCGGCCCTTCGTGCCCATGGTGGAGAAGCTCAGCGGCAGCTTGAATGGCAGTGGCCGTTTGTCCGGCAGCCTCCTGGCTCCGCAGGTCAATGGCAATTTGCAGCTGACTGGAGGCCAGGTCTCCGGTTCCGAGCTGCCCACCAGCCTCGAGGATTTGCAGCTTACGGCGCAGATCATGGGGGAGAGCGTACGCCTGGATGGCGGCTGGAAAGGCGGCAAGAACGGGCAGGGCAGCCTGAACGGCAATATCGCCTGGGGCCGCGAACTGCTGGTGGACCTGAATCTCAAGGGGACCCAACTGCCGGTGACGGTCGAGCCCTATGCCGCGCTGGAAGTGGCGCCCGACCTGAAAATCTCGTTGCAGGACAACAAGCTGGCGGTCGTCGGCAAGGTCCTGATCCCCAAGGGACAGATCACCGTGCGTGAACTGCCGCCATCGACGGTCAAGGTTTCCGATGACACGGTGATCGTTGGCCAGCAGGCCGTCGAGGGCAAGGCGCCCATGGCCATGGCGATGAACATCGATGTGGAGGTCGGCCAGGACAAGCTGGCGTTTTCCGGTTTCGGCCTGACCGCCAACCTGCAAGGTCATGTGCATATTGGCGACAACCTGGATACCCGCGGCGAGCTGTGGCTCAACGATGGACGTTATCGCGCCTACGGCCAGCGCCTGACCGTGCGGCGGGCGCGGCTATTGTTCGCCGGGCCGATCGACCAGCCGTACCTGGATATCGAGGCGGTGCGCCAGACCGACAATGTGATTGCCGGGATTCGCTTGAGCGGGAGCGCCGAACAGCCGACGACCCAGATCTTCTCCGAACCGGCCATGGGCCAGGAGCAGGCCCTGTCTTATCTGGTACTGGGGCGGCCACTGAGCTCCAACGGCGAAGACAACAACATGCTGGCCCAGGCCGCCCTTGGCCTGGGTTTGATGGGGAGTGCGGAGCTGACCGGCGGTATCGCCAAGAACCTGGGGATCCAGGACTTCCAACTGGACACCCAGGGCTCTGGTAACGCGACGAGCGTGGTGGCCAGTGGCAGCATCTCCGAGAAGCTCAGCCTGCGCTACGGTGTGGGCGTCTTCGAGCCAGCCAGCACCATTGCCCTGCGCTACAAGTTGAGCAAGAAGGTCTACCTGGAGGCCGCGAGCGGCTTCGCCAGCTCCCTGGACATCTTCTACAAACGCGACTTCTAG
- a CDS encoding autotransporter assembly complex protein TamA: MKFSGRFTSGFLLLFTSCAALAQSELAVRVKPANDELKANIEGYIGDLGDRDEEALLRFSRGAEEQAKKAAQALGYYQPLISSEVRGGDKPRLLLRIDPGEPVHLRDVTIRVEGPAASFKSFRTPDSEQLKPGSVLNHGRYEDAKRLIQNQASRYGFFSGRFTRQQLRVDPQAGVADIELVYDSGPRYALGKVSFSGDSLFDEDLLRRMVPFKSGTPYDSELIADLNRALQSSGYFEGVRVDAAPTAAEHEVIPVAVQLETRKPRTMGLGLGYSTDVGPRVKANWTRHWVNPQGHSYGWEAEVSQPRQNVGLWYDIPLDPPLTDKLRFAGGYQNEEISGTDTLSKLVTLGPEWHSKLPSGWQRVVSLKYQREEYRLGDDSGLSNLLMPGLTYSYLRSDNRIDPHNGYRIQFDTKLAKEGLGSDTNLLYGTVLLKGLTTVWDDHRLLGRIQFGGSATNGYKSIPPSLRFFAGGDQSVRGYDYQSLSPKNSRGDRIGGRYMMAGSVEYQYSVAEKWRIATFIDQGNSFDKLELPSLKTGVGVGVRWVSPVGPIRVDLAHAMNDDGGIRLHFSMGPEL; encoded by the coding sequence ATGAAGTTTTCCGGAAGATTTACCAGCGGCTTTTTGCTGTTGTTCACAAGCTGTGCGGCGCTGGCGCAGAGCGAATTGGCTGTCAGGGTAAAACCTGCCAACGATGAGCTTAAGGCCAATATCGAAGGTTATATCGGCGATCTTGGTGATCGAGATGAAGAAGCCCTGCTGAGGTTCAGCCGGGGTGCTGAGGAGCAAGCCAAGAAAGCCGCCCAGGCCCTGGGCTACTACCAGCCATTGATCTCCAGCGAAGTGCGGGGCGGCGACAAGCCGCGCCTGCTGTTGCGCATCGACCCTGGCGAGCCGGTGCACCTGCGGGATGTGACCATTCGTGTCGAAGGCCCGGCAGCCTCCTTCAAGTCCTTTCGTACGCCCGACAGCGAGCAGCTCAAGCCTGGCTCGGTGCTCAACCATGGGCGCTATGAAGATGCCAAGCGCCTGATCCAGAACCAGGCTTCGCGCTATGGCTTTTTCAGTGGGCGCTTTACTCGCCAGCAACTGCGGGTGGACCCCCAGGCCGGTGTGGCGGATATCGAGCTGGTCTACGACAGCGGGCCGCGCTACGCCCTGGGCAAGGTGAGCTTCAGCGGGGATTCGCTGTTCGATGAAGACCTGCTGCGGCGCATGGTGCCGTTCAAATCCGGAACGCCCTATGACTCCGAGCTGATCGCCGATCTCAACCGCGCCCTGCAATCCAGTGGTTATTTCGAGGGGGTGAGGGTAGACGCCGCGCCCACCGCCGCCGAGCACGAGGTGATCCCGGTGGCCGTCCAGCTCGAAACCCGCAAGCCAAGGACCATGGGCCTGGGCCTGGGCTACTCCACCGACGTCGGGCCCCGGGTCAAGGCCAACTGGACCCGGCACTGGGTCAACCCGCAAGGCCACAGCTACGGTTGGGAAGCCGAGGTTTCCCAGCCGCGGCAGAACGTCGGCCTGTGGTACGACATTCCGCTGGACCCACCATTGACCGACAAGCTGCGCTTTGCCGGCGGGTACCAGAACGAAGAAATTTCCGGTACCGACACCCTGAGCAAGCTGGTGACCCTGGGGCCTGAATGGCACAGCAAGTTGCCCAGTGGCTGGCAGCGAGTGGTATCGCTCAAGTACCAACGGGAAGAGTACCGGTTGGGCGACGACTCGGGCTTGAGCAACCTGCTGATGCCGGGCCTCACCTATTCGTACCTGCGCAGTGACAACCGCATCGACCCCCACAATGGCTACCGCATCCAGTTCGATACCAAGCTGGCCAAGGAAGGCTTGGGCTCCGATACCAACCTGTTGTACGGCACGGTCCTGCTCAAGGGCCTGACCACCGTCTGGGACGATCACCGTTTGCTCGGGCGGATCCAGTTCGGCGGCAGTGCCACCAACGGTTACAAGTCGATACCGCCATCCCTGCGCTTCTTCGCCGGTGGCGACCAGAGCGTGCGAGGCTACGACTACCAGAGCCTGTCACCGAAAAACTCCCGGGGCGACCGTATCGGTGGCCGCTACATGATGGCCGGCAGCGTCGAGTATCAGTACTCCGTTGCTGAAAAATGGCGGATCGCGACGTTCATCGACCAGGGCAACTCCTTCGACAAACTGGAGCTGCCGAGCTTGAAGACCGGGGTCGGGGTCGGTGTGCGCTGGGTGTCGCCGGTCGGTCCGATCCGTGTCGACCTGGCTCACGCCATGAATGACGACGGCGGCATACGTTTGCACTTTTCCATGGGGCCAGAGCTTTGA
- a CDS encoding GNAT family N-acetyltransferase — MPDASNVIADVHMLDSGYSREARSLLYHAYRHEPTFGFIFESERAGYEQRVRATVRELVKQHFMQDLPAIGLLVNDRLIGIALIAPPQRRLGITESWAWRMRMVLSTGLRCTRRYLDYHDAVRACLPSDALHVLPLLGVHPQFQGQHFGEQLLEAVHNWCAVDEHSRGVVLDTGNPRYLAFYQRQGYQEIGEVAVGPVREHVFFHPSPQHLQRAMG, encoded by the coding sequence ATGCCTGATGCCAGCAATGTCATTGCCGATGTCCATATGCTCGACAGCGGCTATTCCCGTGAAGCGCGGTCGCTGCTCTACCATGCGTATCGCCATGAACCGACGTTCGGCTTCATCTTCGAGTCCGAGCGGGCCGGTTATGAACAGCGGGTGCGGGCCACGGTACGCGAGCTGGTCAAGCAGCACTTCATGCAGGACCTGCCGGCCATTGGCCTGCTGGTCAACGACCGGCTGATCGGCATCGCCCTCATCGCTCCACCACAACGTCGATTGGGGATCACCGAAAGCTGGGCCTGGAGAATGCGCATGGTGCTCAGCACCGGCTTGCGATGCACCCGGCGCTACCTGGACTATCACGATGCCGTCCGGGCCTGCCTGCCTAGCGATGCATTGCATGTTCTGCCGCTGCTGGGAGTGCACCCGCAGTTCCAGGGGCAGCATTTTGGCGAGCAACTGTTGGAGGCCGTGCACAATTGGTGTGCCGTGGACGAGCATTCTCGGGGAGTGGTGCTGGATACCGGCAATCCCCGCTACCTGGCGTTCTACCAGCGCCAGGGTTATCAGGAGATCGGTGAGGTGGCGGTGGGGCCGGTGCGCGAGCATGTGTTTTTCCACCCCAGTCCGCAGCACTTGCAAAGAGCAATGGGCTGA